In a single window of the Bradyrhizobium erythrophlei genome:
- a CDS encoding PAS domain-containing protein, whose amino-acid sequence MNDLEFQLRGLGDPRLAVHATSPLPAWLWSADGTRVLWANPVGAKRFGAANGAALTRKLFGPADPHRRQVARLAGRLPAIGPIRLERLRGFGAPLGMLATCACARLDFADGSHGILIVAAEPVGRAMPLVERLQRLVEGIDTPIAAFARDGTLVGASEAARWLFGFRNLAEAGLEQARSDALKQGRVETRIGIDHLVLQRVGSGADVGLVALIAPGATQAAHARHTISALPEAASAEPAPQPVAPVEDQPMPYSEQPAISGEAPAEFALIDEFAASPAAAVVEHSIPEAPPETDVHQNEPSPYVEAVADEPIEAVADEPLAPPVTEPPAEGEASTSPVLASEPIKAPSWLDEPAPNTRRHPLRFMWQMDAEGRFSLGSDEFTRLIGMRTAAGFGRLWSEIAEVFGLDPDGRVVKAVATRNTWSGVTLDWPVDGCGRLPVELSGLPIYDRARNFAGYRGFGVCRDLDGLARLAALRRFELFSEPPPQTLSADIVQANTAKASFAADSSADPDVVSFNTRESLDPIAVETSPQTDLETAVETPKETPKETLKETLQNVLPFRPIGDAKSPALTPVESNAFDELARQLAARLDSEDGDTPVTTARADATETIIDQPAAPDAPEAVSDQPEWLVHPEPPARGETRRDRTLLDLLPVGVLIYRLDRLLYANPAFLQRMGYPSLQVLEEAGGLDALFVEPGVSTASSTSDTGTPVTISATQASPEHAPASPTDARLYTITWDDDSALALICSAARAEGVDIAAAIAEAIPAPEPPSEPPSPVGHANAEELGAILDTTAEGIVMFDAGGNLNSCNRSAEALFGYDGAELVQRNLAELFAPESQRAVLDYLESIKGAGVASLEPGRDALGRVRGGGLIPLSMTMGRTRPDGPNFFAVFRDLSQTKKSESELVQARRLADRAANARADMLARISHEVRTPLNAIIGFAEVMIGERLGALGNERYAEYMKDIRASGERVIAIINDLLDLSRIETGKLDLSFASQNLNDLVENCVAVMQPRANRERIIIRTSLAHALPPVIADARALRQITLNLIGNSIHLANAGGQVIVSTALSDFGEVVLRVRDTGHGLNDNEVAAAMEPFRTHPPSDQASDSSGVSLSLTKALVEANRAQFHIKTAAHSGTLIEVVFSQATARA is encoded by the coding sequence ATGAATGATTTGGAATTTCAGTTGCGAGGCCTAGGCGATCCGCGACTGGCGGTGCATGCAACGAGCCCCCTCCCGGCATGGCTTTGGTCGGCCGACGGCACGCGGGTTCTGTGGGCCAATCCGGTCGGCGCGAAACGGTTCGGCGCCGCCAATGGCGCAGCGCTCACCCGGAAGCTTTTCGGCCCGGCGGATCCGCACCGGCGCCAGGTGGCGCGACTCGCAGGGAGGCTGCCGGCGATCGGCCCGATCCGGCTGGAGCGGCTGCGCGGCTTCGGTGCTCCGCTCGGCATGCTCGCGACCTGTGCCTGCGCGCGGCTTGATTTTGCCGATGGCAGCCACGGCATTCTGATTGTGGCCGCCGAACCGGTCGGCCGCGCGATGCCGCTGGTCGAGCGGTTGCAACGGCTGGTCGAAGGCATCGATACCCCGATCGCGGCGTTCGCCCGCGATGGCACGCTCGTCGGCGCCAGCGAGGCCGCGCGCTGGCTGTTCGGTTTTCGCAATCTCGCCGAGGCCGGGCTTGAGCAAGCGCGCAGCGATGCGCTGAAGCAGGGCCGGGTCGAGACCCGGATCGGCATCGATCACCTGGTGCTGCAGCGCGTCGGCAGCGGCGCGGATGTCGGCCTGGTTGCGCTGATCGCGCCTGGCGCGACGCAGGCCGCGCACGCCCGGCATACTATATCGGCATTGCCGGAAGCCGCATCGGCCGAACCGGCGCCGCAACCGGTCGCTCCGGTGGAGGATCAGCCGATGCCCTACTCTGAACAGCCCGCCATTTCAGGCGAGGCCCCCGCCGAGTTCGCGCTGATCGACGAGTTCGCGGCATCGCCCGCGGCGGCGGTTGTCGAACATTCGATCCCGGAGGCGCCGCCTGAAACCGACGTTCATCAGAACGAGCCTTCGCCCTATGTCGAAGCGGTCGCCGATGAGCCGATCGAAGCGGTTGCCGACGAGCCGTTAGCTCCGCCCGTGACGGAGCCGCCAGCGGAGGGCGAGGCGTCCACCTCACCGGTACTCGCATCCGAGCCCATCAAGGCGCCGTCATGGCTCGACGAGCCCGCGCCGAATACGCGCCGGCACCCGCTGCGGTTCATGTGGCAGATGGATGCCGAAGGCCGCTTCTCGCTAGGCTCGGATGAATTCACCCGCCTGATCGGCATGCGCACCGCCGCGGGCTTCGGCCGGCTGTGGAGCGAAATCGCCGAGGTATTCGGGCTCGATCCCGACGGGCGCGTCGTCAAGGCGGTTGCAACGCGCAATACCTGGAGCGGCGTCACCTTGGACTGGCCGGTCGATGGCTGCGGCCGATTGCCGGTGGAATTGTCGGGGCTGCCGATCTATGATCGGGCACGAAATTTTGCCGGCTATCGGGGCTTTGGCGTCTGCCGCGACCTCGACGGCTTGGCGCGGCTCGCCGCGTTGCGCCGCTTTGAATTGTTCAGCGAGCCGCCGCCGCAAACGCTTTCGGCCGACATCGTGCAGGCCAATACGGCCAAAGCCTCCTTTGCCGCGGACTCGTCCGCAGACCCTGATGTTGTTTCGTTCAATACCCGTGAATCGCTTGACCCGATTGCTGTTGAGACTTCACCGCAAACCGATTTGGAAACAGCCGTGGAAACGCCCAAGGAAACGCCCAAGGAAACATTGAAGGAAACATTGCAGAACGTGCTGCCGTTCCGGCCGATCGGCGACGCGAAATCGCCGGCCCTGACGCCGGTTGAAAGCAACGCCTTCGACGAACTCGCCCGGCAATTGGCGGCGCGGCTCGACAGCGAAGACGGCGACACCCCCGTGACCACAGCGCGAGCCGACGCGACCGAAACAATTATCGATCAGCCCGCCGCGCCGGATGCTCCCGAAGCGGTCAGCGACCAACCGGAATGGCTGGTGCATCCCGAGCCGCCCGCGCGCGGCGAAACCCGGCGCGACCGGACGCTGCTCGATCTGCTTCCGGTGGGCGTCCTGATTTACCGGCTGGACCGGCTGCTCTATGCCAACCCGGCCTTTCTCCAGCGGATGGGCTATCCGAGCCTTCAGGTGCTGGAGGAAGCCGGCGGTCTCGACGCGCTCTTTGTCGAGCCCGGCGTCTCCACCGCCAGCAGCACATCGGACACCGGCACGCCGGTGACGATTTCCGCGACCCAGGCTTCGCCGGAACACGCGCCGGCGTCGCCGACCGACGCGCGGCTTTACACGATCACATGGGACGACGATTCCGCGCTGGCCCTGATTTGTTCGGCAGCGCGGGCGGAAGGCGTCGACATCGCCGCGGCGATTGCCGAAGCGATCCCTGCGCCGGAGCCACCGTCCGAGCCACCGTCGCCCGTCGGCCACGCCAATGCCGAAGAACTCGGCGCCATCCTCGACACCACGGCCGAAGGCATCGTGATGTTCGACGCCGGCGGCAACCTCAATTCGTGCAACCGCAGCGCCGAAGCGCTGTTCGGCTACGACGGCGCCGAGCTGGTGCAACGCAATCTCGCCGAGTTGTTCGCGCCGGAGAGCCAGCGCGCGGTGCTGGATTATCTCGAGAGCATCAAGGGCGCCGGCGTCGCCAGCCTCGAGCCCGGCCGGGACGCGCTGGGCCGGGTGCGCGGGGGCGGCCTGATCCCGCTGTCGATGACGATGGGAAGGACGAGGCCCGACGGTCCGAATTTCTTCGCGGTGTTTCGCGATCTGTCGCAGACAAAAAAGAGCGAGAGCGAACTGGTGCAGGCGCGGCGGCTGGCCGATCGCGCGGCGAACGCCAGGGCCGACATGCTGGCGCGGATCAGCCACGAGGTCCGCACGCCGCTCAACGCCATCATCGGCTTTGCCGAAGTGATGATCGGCGAACGGCTCGGCGCGCTCGGCAACGAGCGTTATGCCGAATACATGAAGGATATCCGCGCTTCCGGCGAGCGCGTGATCGCCATCATCAACGACCTGCTCGATCTCTCGCGGATCGAGACCGGCAAGCTCGACCTCAGCTTCGCCAGCCAGAACCTCAACGACCTCGTCGAGAATTGCGTCGCGGTGATGCAGCCGCGGGCCAACCGCGAACGCATCATCATCCGGACATCGCTGGCGCACGCGCTGCCGCCTGTCATCGCCGACGCCCGCGCGCTGCGCCAGATCACGCTGAACCTGATCGGCAACTCGATCCATCTCGCCAATGCCGGCGGCCAGGTCATCGTCTCCACCGCGCTGTCGGATTTCGGCGAGGTGGTCTTAAGGGTGCGCGATACCGGCCACGGGCTCAACGACAACGAGGTCGCCGCCGCCATGGAGCCGTTCCGCACCCATCCGCCGTCGGACCAGGCCTCCGACAGTTCCGGCGTCAGCCTTTCCCTGACCAAGGCGCTGGTCGAAGCCAACCGCGCGCAATTCCACATCAAGACCGCCGCGCATTCGGGTACGCTGATCGAAGTGGTGTTTTCGCAGGCGACGGCGCGGGCGTAG